One part of the Candidatus Flexicrinis affinis genome encodes these proteins:
- a CDS encoding DUF624 domain-containing protein produces the protein MIEGLRVVLRALNDVRRQGYVYIWANLAFIVLSLPVVTMPAALVALFTVSHRAQTEARGADMDLFWETFKAHIWKALPWGLAMAVFGVVVASNLISYAAFTGPVIQILRVGWMLGAVVWMGLLLYTWPLYLEMAEPDVWGASRNAIVMVLRNPFFSLTIIACVALLSVISTVLIAAWLVLTWGAVGAIGSAAVIDRVAAVRSVRRENAFNS, from the coding sequence ATGATCGAAGGGCTGCGCGTGGTGCTGCGGGCGCTCAACGACGTGCGCCGGCAGGGGTACGTGTACATCTGGGCGAACCTCGCCTTTATCGTGCTCAGCCTGCCGGTCGTGACGATGCCGGCGGCGCTGGTGGCCCTGTTCACGGTCAGCCATCGCGCGCAGACCGAAGCGCGCGGCGCCGACATGGACTTGTTCTGGGAGACGTTCAAGGCGCACATCTGGAAGGCGCTGCCATGGGGGCTGGCGATGGCCGTGTTCGGCGTCGTGGTCGCCAGCAACCTGATCAGCTATGCGGCCTTCACCGGGCCTGTGATCCAGATCCTGCGGGTCGGGTGGATGCTCGGGGCCGTCGTCTGGATGGGGCTGCTGCTGTACACTTGGCCGCTGTATCTCGAGATGGCCGAACCTGACGTATGGGGTGCGTCGCGCAACGCGATCGTGATGGTGCTGCGCAATCCGTTCTTTTCACTGACGATCATTGCATGCGTCGCGCTGCTGTCGGTGATCAGCACCGTGCTGATCGCAGCGTGGCTCGTGCTGACATGGGGCGCCGTTGGCGCGATTGGAAGCGCCGCGGTGATTGACCGCGTGGCGGCCGTCCGCAGCGTGCGGAGGGAGAATGCCTTCAATTCGTGA
- a CDS encoding LacI family DNA-binding transcriptional regulator, producing MPSIRDVAEEAGVSVATVSLVLNEKGAISPETRQRVLEVVDRLGYIRSSRARSLRDNQSRVIGYAWDKQRSEFNPVLDSFLYAILRNAEAHGRNVLVFSAEDSTDVAIYRELAATKRVDGFVLSHTVQDDPRFVYLHEAGVPFVAFGRSNTPLDDEVFWVDVDGQSGTHAATEHLIRHGHQRIGFVGWPVGSVSGDSRWLGYMRAMRECGVEPPAALDVRVTNHVREGYEAGRRLLDLETAPTAVVCVSDVLAAGVMRAFAAAGVQIAVTGFDDTPIAEFMHPSLTSLRQPVSRAAEILIEMLVAQLDGQPISSRQVLIQPELVIRGSSTI from the coding sequence ATGCCTTCAATTCGTGATGTGGCCGAAGAGGCCGGTGTATCGGTTGCGACTGTCTCGCTTGTCCTGAACGAAAAAGGGGCGATCAGCCCGGAAACGCGGCAGCGGGTGCTCGAGGTTGTCGATCGGCTCGGGTACATCCGCAGTTCGCGCGCGCGCAGCCTGCGCGACAACCAGAGCCGCGTCATCGGCTATGCGTGGGACAAGCAGCGCAGCGAGTTCAACCCGGTGCTCGACAGCTTTCTGTACGCCATCCTGCGCAACGCGGAAGCCCACGGCCGCAACGTACTGGTGTTCAGCGCCGAGGACAGCACCGATGTCGCCATTTACCGCGAACTGGCGGCGACCAAGCGGGTCGACGGGTTCGTTTTGAGCCATACCGTGCAGGACGATCCGCGGTTTGTGTACCTGCACGAGGCCGGTGTTCCGTTCGTCGCGTTCGGGCGCAGCAACACGCCGCTGGACGACGAGGTGTTCTGGGTCGACGTGGACGGGCAAAGCGGGACGCACGCCGCCACCGAACACCTCATCAGGCACGGCCATCAACGGATCGGGTTCGTCGGGTGGCCGGTCGGCTCGGTGTCCGGCGACAGCCGTTGGTTGGGGTACATGCGCGCCATGCGCGAGTGCGGTGTTGAACCGCCGGCCGCATTGGACGTGCGCGTTACGAATCATGTGCGCGAAGGGTACGAAGCCGGTCGGCGCTTGCTCGATCTTGAAACCGCGCCGACGGCTGTGGTGTGCGTCAGCGACGTGCTGGCCGCTGGCGTGATGCGAGCGTTCGCGGCGGCAGGCGTGCAGATCGCGGTCACCGGTTTCGACGACACGCCAATCGCCGAATTCATGCATCCGTCACTGACGTCGCTGCGCCAGCCCGTGAGCCGGGCCGCGGAAATCCTGATCGAGATGCTTGTGGCGCAGTTGGACGGGCAGCCCATCAGCTCGCGGCAGGTCCTGATCCAGCCTGAGCTGGTGATCCGCGGGAGCAGCACGATATAG
- a CDS encoding glycoside hydrolase family 65 protein: MNLYEQRLWQVKEAPFRANDIAHTETIYTIGNGLVGVRGAFEEGYPGESATVLAAGVFNHAQGQLVPELPVLPNWLSFRVRVDGETFVMHAGRVIGFERVLDLKTATLRRGVLWLSPNRVTLRVLFERFASLDNPHVMALRVMAQVMSDGDHTLEVIDALDATGNNPMNVDHWSERALSVDGATLRFDGTTSQSGYRVAMHAHTSTDVDVSWSDDPAVRMAAHKATVQVAQYDKVTFTKIVALHTTRDTDDPAAAAERTLQAAVAAGYDALKAAHDAAWSDVWRRMDVVIEGDELAQLAVRFSTYHIMIAVPTQDERVSIGAKTLSGFGYKGHVFWDTELFMVPPLTLCYPERARSLLMYRYHNLHGAREKAREAGFEGAMYPWESTDTGLETTPRWANELNAQGERIRIWTGDNEQHISTDITYAILQYWRWTGDERWFLDYGVEMVLDTAVFYGSRAEWNADAGRYELSMQIGPDEYHENVDNSVFTNRMTAWHLEQALHVWEWLTTHHADVARRLGAALKIDETRLGKWSDIVAKMWIPTSDQGDGVVFEQFEGFFDRLKPIPLHDFSPRTANMDWLLGHAKTQSSRVIKQADVVMMMALLGDQLGDREFLMRNWETYYPVVDHGSSLSPSIHAWVASRLGLIETAYELFMYAAAIDLEDRKGNVRDGIHAASAGGLWQAVVFGFLGLKLTESGPQIDPALPPHWHRVSVTVQWHGRPVHLEARAGQTETAKEQQ; the protein is encoded by the coding sequence ATGAACCTTTACGAGCAGCGTCTATGGCAGGTCAAGGAAGCGCCTTTCAGGGCTAACGACATCGCCCATACCGAGACGATTTACACCATCGGCAATGGGCTGGTAGGCGTGCGCGGGGCGTTCGAAGAAGGCTATCCGGGCGAGTCGGCGACGGTGCTTGCCGCCGGCGTGTTCAACCACGCGCAGGGCCAACTGGTGCCGGAGCTTCCGGTCCTGCCCAATTGGCTGTCGTTTCGCGTCCGGGTTGACGGCGAGACGTTCGTCATGCACGCCGGGCGGGTCATCGGCTTCGAACGCGTGCTGGACCTGAAGACGGCCACGCTCAGGCGCGGCGTGTTGTGGCTAAGCCCGAATCGTGTCACGCTGCGCGTGCTGTTCGAGCGCTTCGCCAGCCTCGACAACCCGCATGTCATGGCGCTGCGCGTGATGGCGCAAGTCATGAGCGACGGCGACCACACGCTGGAAGTTATCGACGCGCTGGACGCCACCGGCAATAACCCGATGAACGTCGATCACTGGTCCGAGCGGGCGCTGAGCGTGGATGGTGCCACGCTGCGCTTCGACGGGACGACGTCGCAGAGCGGGTATCGGGTGGCGATGCACGCGCACACGTCGACAGATGTCGATGTGTCGTGGAGCGATGACCCGGCAGTCCGGATGGCGGCGCATAAGGCGACCGTGCAGGTCGCTCAATACGACAAGGTGACATTCACCAAGATTGTCGCGCTGCATACCACGCGCGACACCGACGATCCCGCGGCCGCGGCGGAGCGTACGCTCCAAGCCGCAGTGGCGGCCGGATACGACGCGCTTAAGGCGGCGCACGATGCCGCGTGGTCGGATGTGTGGCGGCGCATGGACGTTGTCATCGAGGGCGACGAACTGGCCCAGCTCGCGGTGCGCTTCAGCACGTACCACATTATGATCGCCGTGCCGACGCAGGACGAACGCGTGAGCATCGGCGCCAAGACCCTCAGCGGTTTCGGCTACAAGGGGCACGTGTTCTGGGACACCGAGCTGTTTATGGTGCCGCCGCTTACGCTGTGCTATCCGGAACGGGCGCGATCGCTGCTGATGTACCGCTATCACAACCTGCACGGGGCGCGCGAAAAGGCGCGCGAGGCCGGCTTCGAAGGCGCGATGTATCCGTGGGAAAGCACCGACACCGGCCTCGAAACCACACCACGGTGGGCCAACGAGTTGAACGCGCAGGGCGAACGCATCCGGATTTGGACCGGCGACAACGAACAACACATCAGCACCGACATCACCTACGCCATCTTGCAGTACTGGCGCTGGACGGGGGACGAACGGTGGTTCCTCGACTACGGCGTGGAAATGGTGCTCGATACGGCGGTCTTCTACGGGAGCCGCGCCGAGTGGAACGCGGACGCCGGCCGCTACGAGCTGTCGATGCAGATCGGCCCGGACGAGTACCATGAGAACGTCGACAACAGCGTGTTCACTAACCGCATGACGGCGTGGCACCTCGAGCAAGCCCTGCACGTGTGGGAATGGCTGACGACCCATCATGCCGATGTGGCGCGGCGGCTCGGAGCGGCGCTCAAGATCGACGAAACGCGGCTCGGGAAGTGGAGCGACATCGTCGCCAAGATGTGGATCCCGACCAGCGATCAAGGCGATGGCGTGGTCTTCGAGCAGTTCGAAGGGTTCTTCGACCGGCTTAAGCCGATCCCGCTGCACGATTTCAGCCCACGCACGGCCAACATGGATTGGCTGCTCGGCCATGCCAAGACGCAGTCGTCGCGCGTCATCAAGCAGGCCGATGTCGTGATGATGATGGCGCTGCTGGGCGATCAACTGGGCGACCGCGAATTCCTGATGCGCAACTGGGAGACGTACTACCCGGTGGTCGACCACGGCTCGTCGCTCAGCCCGTCGATCCACGCGTGGGTTGCGTCACGTCTCGGGCTGATCGAGACGGCCTACGAGCTGTTCATGTACGCCGCTGCCATCGATCTCGAAGACCGCAAAGGCAACGTGCGCGACGGTATTCACGCCGCCAGCGCGGGCGGACTGTGGCAGGCGGTCGTGTTCGGCTTCTTGGGCCTCAAACTGACCGAGTCCGGGCCGCAGATCGACCCGGCGCTGCCGCCGCATTGGCACCGCGTCAGCGTGACCGTGCAGTGGCATGGCCGTCCGGTTCATTTGGAAGCGCGCGCTGGCCAAACCGAGACCGCGAAGGAGCAGCAGTGA
- the pgmB gene encoding beta-phosphoglucomutase: MDTTGFIFDLDGVITDTAEYHFRSWQRLAQELDIPFDRHDNEALRGVPRRRSLELVLNGRELPEDEMQRLMERKNAYYRDFLHDITPSDLLPGVGDFLDEARAMGVVLGLGSASKNARDVLDRLQITDLFSAIGDGHSVVNQKPAPDLFVWVAGRLDLPPDRCVVFEDAEAGIDAAKAGGFWTIGIGPEGRVGHADRIVDGLHAVKARDCLPPL; this comes from the coding sequence ATCGATACAACCGGTTTCATCTTCGACCTCGACGGCGTGATTACCGACACGGCGGAATACCACTTTCGCTCGTGGCAGCGGCTCGCGCAGGAGTTGGATATCCCGTTCGACCGGCACGACAACGAAGCCCTACGCGGCGTACCGCGCCGGCGCAGCCTCGAACTGGTCCTCAATGGGCGCGAACTGCCGGAAGATGAGATGCAGCGGCTGATGGAGCGCAAGAACGCGTACTACCGCGACTTTCTGCACGATATCACGCCGTCCGACCTGCTGCCCGGCGTGGGCGACTTCTTGGACGAGGCGCGCGCGATGGGCGTGGTGCTTGGCCTCGGGTCGGCGTCCAAGAACGCCCGCGACGTGCTGGACCGGCTTCAGATCACCGACCTGTTCAGCGCGATCGGCGACGGGCACAGCGTCGTCAATCAGAAGCCCGCGCCGGACCTGTTCGTCTGGGTTGCGGGCCGGCTCGACCTGCCGCCCGACCGCTGCGTGGTGTTCGAAGACGCGGAGGCCGGAATCGACGCGGCAAAGGCGGGCGGATTCTGGACGATCGGTATCGGGCCGGAGGGGCGAGTGGGTCACGCGGACCGCATCGTCGACGGCCTGCACGCGGTGAAGGCGCGCGACTGCCTGCCGCCGTTGTGA